A window from Gopherus flavomarginatus isolate rGopFla2 chromosome 4, rGopFla2.mat.asm, whole genome shotgun sequence encodes these proteins:
- the MEMO1 gene encoding protein MEMO1 isoform X3: MSNRVLCREASHAGSWYTASGPQLNAQLEGWLSQVQSTKRPARAIIAPHAGYTYCGSCAAHAYKQVDPTITRKIFILGPSHHVPLSRCALSSVEIYRTPLYDLRIDQKIYGELWKTGMFERMSLQTDEDEHSIEMHLPYTAKAMESHKDEFTIVPVLVGALSESKEQEFGKLFSKYLADPTNLFVVSSDFCHWGQRFRYSYYDESQGEIYRSIEHLDKMGMSIIEQLDPVSFSNYLKKYHNTICGRHPIGVLLNAITELQKNGMNMSFSFLNYAQSSQCRNWQDSSVSYAAGALMVH; encoded by the exons GACCCCAGCTGAATGCACAACTAGAAGGTTGGCTTTCTCAAGTACAATCTACAAAAAGACCTGCTAGAGCCATTATTGCACC TCATGCTGGATATACCTACTGTGGGTCATGTGCAGCCCATGCTTACAAACAAGTGGATCCTACTATTAC CCGGAAAATTTTCATTCTTGGGCCTTCCCATCATGTGCCCCTTTCTCGATGTGCACTTTCCAGTGTGGAGATATATAGAACACCTCTGTATGATCTTCGAATTGATCAAAAGA tTTATGGAGAATTGTGGAAGACTGGAATGTTTGAGCGTATGTCTCTTCAGACCGATGAAGATGAACACAGTATTGAAATGCATTTGCCTTATACTGCTAAAGCCATGGAAAG CCATAAGGATGAGTTTACCATTGTTCCAGTATTGGTTGGAGCACTGAGTGAGTCAAAAGAACAGGAATTTGGAAAACTCTTCAGTAAATACCTAGCAGATCCTACTAATCTCTTTGTGGTTTCTTCTGACTTCTGCCATTGGG GTCAAAGGTTCCGTTACAGTTACTATGATGAATCCCAAGGAGAGATTTATAGATCCATTGAGCACCTAGATAAAATG GGTATGAGCATTATAGAGCAGCTAGATCCCGTATCTTTTAGCAATTACTTGAAGAAATACCATAATACAATATGTGGAAGACATCCCATTGGGGTATTATTAAAT GCTATAACAGAGCTCCAGAAGAATGGAATGAATATGAGCTTTTCATTTTTGAATTATGCCCAATCAAGCCAGTGTCGAAACTGGCAAGACAGCTCAGTGAGTTATGCTGCTGGAGCACTAATGGTCCACTGA